A window of [Clostridium] innocuum genomic DNA:
GAGAAAAGAAAACGCATCATTCAGGAGCACGGCTCTCATGTGATGCGTTTTTATTTCAGCTTAGCGGTAATGTCCCCTTAACACAGCCTGCTGCAGGATATGTTGTTCCATAGCTGCCAGCAGATGCTTCTTTCTCGCAGTAGGTGGCAGTGTCAGGACAGTATCCAGAACATATACGGTGAATTGATAGGTATGCGACCAGTGGAACGGCGGCTTTGGCCCTCTATAGGCATGCCTGCCATATCCAATCCCCTGTCTTGCACCCGACAGGCTTGGCACCTGTGCCCCGCGGGGAATATTCCCCGGGATGATTGACATCACAGGAAGATTCCAGATTACCCAGTGATTATATGCCGGTATCGGATGATCCATATCATTCAGAATAACTGCCAGGGATACTGCCTCCTCGCAAAGTCCGTGCAGCACCAGCTCCGGCGATTGATCCGCGCCATATCCGGTATGTATAACAGGAATCAGCGCACCATCCGTAAAGCTGGGAGAAGATATTGTCAGTGTTTGCATAAAAGACCTCCATTTTTAATGATATAAGATTAACATAAACGCATTCTCAGTGCAACCGGTTGAATGACACATGAACGAAGATTAAAAAGATTCCCCGAAGCAGCGTGCAATTGCTTGGGAATTGCTACATTTTATCTTGAAATATATGAAGGAACCCTCTAAAATAGAAGAGCTGTATAATTAAGGGAGGATTTATTTGTGCAGAAAAACAGAGGAGAGTGGTCTAACCACCTCGGATTTATCCTGGCAGCTACCGGCTCGGCAGTAGGTCTGGGGAATATCTGGAAGTTTCCAGGAAAGCTTGGGGCAAACGGAGGCGGTTTGTTTCTGTTGATTTACATAGTGGTTGTAGCAGTGATCGGTCTGAGCATTATGCTGGCAGAGCTGGCGATTGGTAGAGCAACGCAGAAAAACGCTGTTGGAGCATTTCGCAAGCTTAATAAAAAGTGGATGTTTGCCGGTGTGATCGGCATGATCACCTTGTTTGTTATTTTATCCTATTACAGCATCGTTGGCGGCTGGATCATGAAATATATTGCCGTTTATTTCGGCGGTGCACATTTTTCCGGAGCTGCAACGCAGTATCAGGATTTCTTTACCGGCTTTATCACGGATCCGATAGAGCCAATTTTGTGGGGACTGCTGTTTCTTGGCTTGTGTATCTTCATTATTTTAAAGGGCGTTGCAGAGGGTATCGAGAAAATCAGTAAGGTTTTAATGCCGGCTCTCTTTCTTTTGCTGATTGCGACGGCGATTCGCTCGGTTACTTTGCCGGGCGCTATGGAGGGTGTGCGCTTCATGCTGCATATCGATTTCTCTACCTTCCATACAGATATGCTCGTTGCGGCAGTAGGACAGGCCTTTTTCTCGCTCTCCGTGGGAATGGGCATCCTTATCACCTATGGCTCGTATGTGGGGAAGAAGGAAAATCTGATGAAAAGTGCGGTCTGGATATGTGTGCTGGATACCCTGGTCGCCATTCTGGCAGCCTTTGCCATCATTCCGGCAGTCTTTGTGACCATGGGAGCTGAAGGACTTGGTATGGGCGGAGGATTTGCATTTATGGCACTGCCCAATGTGTTTGCTTC
This region includes:
- a CDS encoding YbhB/YbcL family Raf kinase inhibitor-like protein, producing MQTLTISSPSFTDGALIPVIHTGYGADQSPELVLHGLCEEAVSLAVILNDMDHPIPAYNHWVIWNLPVMSIIPGNIPRGAQVPSLSGARQGIGYGRHAYRGPKPPFHWSHTYQFTVYVLDTVLTLPPTARKKHLLAAMEQHILQQAVLRGHYR
- a CDS encoding sodium-dependent transporter, which translates into the protein MQKNRGEWSNHLGFILAATGSAVGLGNIWKFPGKLGANGGGLFLLIYIVVVAVIGLSIMLAELAIGRATQKNAVGAFRKLNKKWMFAGVIGMITLFVILSYYSIVGGWIMKYIAVYFGGAHFSGAATQYQDFFTGFITDPIEPILWGLLFLGLCIFIILKGVAEGIEKISKVLMPALFLLLIATAIRSVTLPGAMEGVRFMLHIDFSTFHTDMLVAAVGQAFFSLSVGMGILITYGSYVGKKENLMKSAVWICVLDTLVAILAAFAIIPAVFVTMGAEGLGMGGGFAFMALPNVFASIPGGVIFGAVFFILLFLAALTSAISILESIIACMSEEFHITRRKAVVWLFLPLMILAAGYSLSQLESRGLNLPWFDMRNGLQLLSMNAVMEKFTDNLMIPLGALCFCIFTGWVWGVHEATDEFENEGTLRFRWKKLWSLAIRYLAPAAILIILYFTICEGMILS